One genomic segment of Rivularia sp. PCC 7116 includes these proteins:
- a CDS encoding dienelactone hydrolase family protein has product MTQNNFGRRELLIASLTAGFAMAVQPIYAQVIKTETSGLIAGAVKIPVADGEIPAYRAMPAKGGNFPVVLVVQEIFGVHEYIQDVCRRFAKLGYMAIAPQMFARYGDVSKLNNIQEIISKVVSKVPDTQVLSDLDATVVWADNSGKADVDKLGITGFCWGGRIVWLYAAHSPQLKAGVAWYGRLEESRTILQPQYPVDIAPLIKAPVLGLYGGEDTSIPISDVEKMRAALKQTKTATQIKVYPNQPHGFHADYRSSYNEEAAKDGWLLLQNWFKKYGAI; this is encoded by the coding sequence GTGACACAAAATAACTTTGGCAGACGGGAATTACTTATTGCTAGCTTGACGGCAGGATTTGCAATGGCGGTACAGCCAATTTATGCTCAAGTTATTAAAACGGAAACTTCTGGATTAATTGCAGGTGCAGTAAAAATTCCTGTTGCCGACGGAGAAATCCCCGCTTATCGAGCCATGCCAGCTAAAGGTGGCAATTTTCCGGTAGTGTTAGTAGTGCAAGAAATATTCGGCGTACATGAATATATCCAAGACGTTTGTCGTCGTTTTGCTAAACTCGGATATATGGCGATCGCTCCTCAAATGTTTGCGCGTTATGGTGATGTTTCTAAACTAAATAATATTCAAGAGATTATCAGCAAAGTTGTTTCCAAAGTTCCCGATACTCAAGTACTTTCCGATTTAGATGCAACGGTAGTTTGGGCTGATAATTCCGGTAAAGCTGATGTAGATAAACTTGGAATCACAGGTTTTTGTTGGGGTGGTAGAATCGTTTGGCTATACGCAGCACACAGCCCTCAACTTAAAGCAGGTGTGGCTTGGTATGGAAGATTGGAAGAATCGCGTACTATTCTACAACCGCAATATCCCGTTGATATCGCACCATTAATTAAAGCACCGGTGCTTGGGCTTTACGGCGGTGAAGATACGAGTATTCCCATTAGCGATGTGGAGAAAATGCGAGCAGCTTTGAAACAAACTAAAACAGCAACTCAGATAAAAGTTTACCCCAACCAACCACATGGTTTTCATGCCGATTATCGCTCCAGTTACAACGAAGAAGCAGCAAAAGATGGTTGGTTGTTATTACAAAATTGGTTTAAAAAATATGGTGCGATTTAA